The genomic stretch CTCCTTCTCAAAAGGCCGCCATTTTGAAACTACATAATGACCCGTTGAAAATTCACagagtgaaatgagaaatagtaAGATCCCATCCAAATTTAATTAGTTACTAGATATGCTAGGGttgtcttatttttgttttccagcctgGTATGTTTTGAATGTAGAATCGACTTAAAATAGGGATcagatattttagcctaaaagtGACTAGTTTAGTCATCTTTTCATCATCCACTTTGGCAGCATTAAGGGCAACTTGCAAGAATCATGTCAAATTATAAGCCCCCCAATATCTTACATCAAACAAACCCCCTTGGGGGCGTCTGGTTGGTGACCAAGTCATTCAAAATATTAATTAACTCCTTGAAAACCTAATCTAGTATGCTGGATCAATCCATATTCAATTCTGGACTGCAATAGCAAacagcagcaacacattttcttttaacaggCATTTCTGAAAGAATTACAGctcgaaatattttttttccatctgttgtATAGAAATTGATTatgaattccttttttttttcttttctattcaCCAACACTTTGTCATCTGCAATAGAAGGGCTATACAACAGGCATGCTCAGCCACCACGTCTGAGGCTGACAACACAAAGCAACAAGGACAAACCAATTACTTTATTCTAATGAAACACTGTCACCACGAATATGGGAGTGACACATTAACGAGGAATATAATGGGCGCCTGCTGGTGACAATGACACACCTCATTGCTGCGCTTTGAGAGGGAACGTCAGAGAAGGCATCCAGGTCTGCCAGGCCGAGGCTAGACGCACTGCTGGTCCCGTTCCTGCAATCAGAAGATTAGATGACGGCCGGTGTCACATTGCACGCTCAAGCTAGCCGGCAAAGAAAGCAGGAGGCTAAACACGGTGATGcaggttatgttttttttttttttttgttagctgGTGATCAAGTTTGGAGATAGCTGTAGCAAAACTGGAGGCTCAAGCTGGGAGGGCTGGTGAATTTTGTCTAGCAGCGAGTTCATCTGAGTATGGGGATGAGGAGATCTGGAGATAGTTTCGGTGGATAGGGTGGACAGGCGAGGCCGGAAGCCACGGCCTTGCGTCACAACATGGATTAGGGATGAGGTGGAGTTAGAGTAAGCAGGTAAATGGAGGGCTAGCAGGGAGCAGCGGCTGCTATGGTCGTGCATTTAAAAACCTGTCATTGCTACACTGGCCATAAAGGGAGACCTAGCGTATTTTCATTGATCTGCCATTATCAGCATATTTAGAATCAGATACGATGTGCATTTTAATgaattataatataaaatacgTAATTCTGGTGATTGgattcagaaagtaaaactcataatacattaCACAGAGTTACATATTTCAACTGGTTACCATCTCCCTTGAAGATTAAGGCTTAAAGCTAATGAAAAACCCTAATTATGTTTttctaatagaaataaatagaaCTTTATCAGgattaaacacacaaaaatggtGGCCAACTTAAAAGTATCCATGCACTGTAAAGTATGTGAACGCAGCACTTGGTCTGAGCTCCTTTAGCAAAAGTACTGCATCAGTGTGGCATGGCAATGAGATGATCAGGCCGCCGTTCTGCTGATGTGTCAAGGAAGTCGACGTTGCTTTAACAAaggccttcaggtcatctgcattgtttgctctggtgtctctcatcctCCTCTTGACACTACTCTACAGTCGTCCAAGGAAGGTTATGGAATACTGTCAGACATAGGCAGGGGAGTTTTCTTGTCAGTCAAGGAAAGTGATGCCAGACGAGGAAACGCATTGGAGCGACACCAGTAGATGACGCGGCTGCCCAAAACATCTTTGTGACAACTCCCCACTAGATCTCAAGCAACTCTGTGCTTTCACTCTACGCCTGGCTTTTCAAAGGAAATACAACATTTTGTTTCACCTCTGGTTCAGGAAGCAGCGTAACACAAGGAATAAGATGGTTGTGTGAGTGGTGTCTCGTGAAGCAccgactccagctgcagtccacgtCTAGCAAACTCTCCCACTCTTCTTCACAACCCGCTCAAAGCTGTGCTAATTGCTTGTTGCACCTTGCTCTAACACATATTtcccttccacttaactttaaTAGGCTTGGATAAAGCACTACCCACAAATGTGTAGCCCGTAACGTGGGCATTACCTTACATTTCTACtttaaaaatccctttttagttttctgtgaaactgaCTTTTTAGAAGCCACAATCATTAAATTGAGCAGGAGTGAACAGTTGAAatatgacatatatatatatatatatatatatgagttaaacttttaaaactttgttgcaaaaatacatacttttTATCAATGACATTATAATACATAAAAATGCACCTGTGTAAAAATGCAAGGATACTTTTTGTAATCTTATAATATTTTTAGGCCATGATGCTGGCACATTAGTTGTTCTCCCGGCTAGTTTAGGTTGAGGTCGGGTTAGGTTCTACTTTCAGCTTGTTTCTAATTTATATGCAAATGGTTATCTCACTAGATGGAGTCTGGGCTATGGACCAGGTCTAGCTCCATATGGACTTTAATACTGAACTTAACTCTGCTTTTACCGAcgtgggctacagcagcagcggGAAGTCAGTTGGGTTTGGCATGAGAGGACGCAAGTGTCAGAAGCAATGGGCCGATGAGAGTGGAGTGAGGGTgggaagagcagcagcagcgtttgGAGCGGTATCGAGGAGCAATGGTTACTGACCCCTCACTCAGCTGGATAAAACTACTGGTCTCCTCGTGGGGGTCATCTTCGGGAGTTATATGAGACCAGCTCCCCATGCTCTCTTCACTGCTAGCACTCATTGAACGCTTGTCCCTCTTCACTATTGCAGCCACCGCCACAGCTGGCTTGTCCCTCTCACTGCTGGGGAGAGCAAACCGCATCATGGTGGGAGTGACCAGCAACTGGTTGACCACAACGACCACCCCAAAGTTTTTATAAAGTCTAGATGACGTTCTCAAAGCTCTGCATTCACAGTTTGTGTACTGATTTTCTCAAAACTACACAGCATCTTAACAGGCCACAATGGGACAATCCAGAGTATTTCACACAGCACTCATTAACTTATTACATATAGAAAGCCTTTGGAAAATACAATTACGATGCACTCCATAAATACAaagctaatttatttcagtatctTCCATGCATCAGCAAACATCATTTCTCATGGGCTCTTCTGGGTGTTTTTCACCTTCCATTTTTTGTTCGCAAACATATTAAATTAAGCCATAATTAGATGTTTGAGAGCTGCCATCCTCAACAATTCTTGAGGGAAATCAGTTTAATTGAAAAGGCGAGTGATTGAGTTCCCTCCCACCGAAGGGAATAACAGTTGCACTCCAGTTGCTTCAGGATTACATGTTTGTGAAGTGAACATAAGCATGTCTCGGTGCTCTCTTGAGACCTGTAAGACCGTCAGCTTTTCGTTTACTGTTGAGTATTACTCATCGTGAGGACATAATCGTTATTGAAAGGCGCAACATCATATTTGGGCATTAGATATTCTCACTTGTTTTGTAGATATatggtaaaatatttatttgtgttacACTTGAAGTTTTTTTCTGGCTTTAAAGACAGAAGTTGGAGGAAAGATTTCTCAGGGTTACTTTTAAATATgacaacaatgatttttttaattaaacaaatcaaccttttttcatgttttatctttgatttTGGACAATGGGTTTCCTCTAGAGTTGACATTCAGATGTGGTATCAGGGTGGGATGCTTAAAGTGTAACTTACCccaaaaatcaactttattgCAGATAAGCTATATAAACTAGGCGTAAgggtgctgctttaatgttactgtgcaattttttacattttcatgtgaacttCTTTAGTAcccaatatttgtcttaaaaccatctcagtgctgccctcttaAGGTTGAACGGTGGCTATTGCAGTTTAAATTTTATATTGGTTCAAATGGTTCATGCTTTCATCATCACAGCCCCACATTCAGGTCTAAAAGCATCACAgtcagatcccccccccccccccccccccaatgtaAACTTTCAGAAGGTTTATCACTGCTTTGAACACTGGCACATGTTAGCTAGGGTGCTGCTAACATCACTTTACCACTCAGAAACCTCGGCAGCACCAACCCTCGGGTATTGCGGAGTCGAACTGATAAGGCTCTGGCccgctgggctccacaaagcTTCTCTCAACCTCCGATGACAAGGGGTTGAGAAACCCTCCACCTTAAAAGACCGATCCGTGCCGTGACCACCAATATCACTCTGCTCAGTTTCCAAGCTTCAATATGTCAGATTAAGCTAGCTGCCactttccctcttcctgatCACAACCTCGCTTAACCCCCACCGCCCATCCCCACACTCAGGGTCTCTGAccactttggtggcatttttcaaaatttgtctGGGGGCGGGCTTACGCTTTCACATTGGGGTGTTTTACACTGAAAAAATTCTATTTAAAACTCATTGTCTTGCATGAAAGGTCCAATCTTGCTAAAGGCTTAAGTTTTCATGTGGAATGCATCATGTTTTCTTCCAAGTCTTGTTTCAAAAGATCCCTTGTTAGAGATTCACCACCAAGGCTGTTCCCATGAAGCTGGTCAATTCTCAATGTCTAAAAGCAAACAATCAAGATGGTCTCCATGGTAGTTGCCTGAGAAGAATACACCCCTATCCTGTGCAAAAAATACTTGAAAAACCCTCTGACTAGATATCTGATACTAGAAACGATGGCCAAAAcaatttaggtttaaaaaatgCCCATCTTTATTGAATGCACATAACATCTTTTGCTTTTCGGCacgtttggcttttttttagaACGCATTTGTAGAATACATTTAGCAAGCATACTATAGTGTAATACTTACATATTTGCTATTTTATAAGGCACGTTTTTAAGGAAAATAGACCTAATCACTTTTTTATAGCAGACTTAAGCCATGgttatgtgatttttgtttggtttaagATGCAATGGCTTTTTTATTCCTGAGGGATGGTGCTTGGAATGACTCTCAAAGCAAAAAATTCAGTGAAACCATGAGATAACAATAAGAACATTTAGGTTTTGGCACTGACAAACCCTCTAAATGACCATTGGTGTGAAAGTCCTGTGGTGAAGAAAAGCTTAAACAAAGGTAAGCTAGACATATTGACATGGACTAGTCAGCCCTGAAACCCATCTAGTTTCAATTAAGGAGACTAAAAAAGACCTGGGAAAATATTAGCAAGCCTTCTCACCTCAGGCCTGAAATCATATCAGAAAaggaatatttaaatatttcagaggagagatgtaaaaaaaaaaacagctggcaAGATGGagtaaaacaataatttttgaAAATTGTTACCTAAGTTCTAAACCACAGATATTACAACTTATTGTATCATTTTTATTGTATCAAGCATGCCTAAAACCCCAATTAATAGTACTGAACAAATTGCGTTCAACTGTACACATAGTTTGTACTATCTGCAGATTTATGTTTTGAATCCGTTTGATTTAAACTGTGACATTGCGTTCCAGTCTTTGTTCGACTAATATGTCCTCTAATTAAGTTGAAGGCTTTAAGGAAAACCACCAACAATTATTTTTGTGGAGCGCAAAGAAGTTAATATTGCTATCTGTTTAAGTCTTTGTCTCGTGAAAACGTCTGTCTGGTGTAAGAACAAAAACCCACACACCCGCTTGATTCATTCTTTTTAGGTCCATTAGTAGTAGATTATAAATACTTCTCCGTGTAGGTGTGTTGTGGCTTGAATGTGGGATCCAACAGTGACCCTTATTAACGGGAGTTCAACCGGATAAAAGAAGAAGACACAAAGAGCCTCCTGCACACAGTGCATCCCCCAGAGAGGATGAGtcacggcctagtcaaaggttTGTGAAACCTCACCTTCTCGTAACATCGATCAGCTTTGTGTGTCAATAGTCCTCTTTTGTGCCAGCCAGACTTTGATTAAATTCTAGGAATAGCTTTGGAGTGCTCCTCTACTTCTAAAGCTGTATTTTTGTCtagctttaatgtttatttttaaaaacacccaCGTCACGTGATTTTTACTCTGCACATCTATTTCATGTCTTGACAAAGACAATTCTCTCACTGAAAAATATATGTGCTTAAACAATGGGGTTGTGTAATAATACCTGCTGCTACCGGGAATAGGAATCTCCATTCGCATGGCATCTACCGATGTTTCCTGTGATCCTGCTGCTGTCCTTTCAGGCTTTGAAAGAGTCTCTTCAACCCTTTGATCTCCCTCAATGTGGATGAGTGGCACATCTCTTGGACCCCTGGTGCAGGGAGCATTGCCATCACAGCTTCCGGACCCTacggcagcagcagcttggtCCTGGCTGGACCTGCTTCGGAAGCATGTCAGATGAGACTGTTTgaaccccctcctcctctcaaCAACAGGCGTGTGCGGCTGCGTGTGCGACCCAGCCGTCGTCCCCGCTGCGTCTTGCTGTCCTCCAAGGGCAGACTTGCCGATATCAACGATGTCAGCTGCCAGTCGATTGGCGAATTGTTGCACGTGAGGCTGGAAGTCTCCGGACGCCTCCAGCTCGATGCTATCCTCCGGATCAGCAATGATTTTGTTCTTTCTCATCAAGGACTCAATAGAGCTTGACCAGGTCTCATGGATCAGCATGTCAGTAATGTGATCAGGCTTACCCCTTTGATAGAGGCAGGAGTCTGACTTGCACAATCCCGTCGCTGATACTGAGTTGGTGGGATAGATATTTAGAGTGTCTCCGTACACATTGCGGGCGAATCCATCGAAAGAGTTGGCTTTTATGGGCGAGTTGACTGTCAATCGCGAGTCTGAGGAGCGCCGGTCGGGGACAGAAGACTGCCGGATACAGAAGGGTGTTCTTGGAGCAGGAGGGAAAAGACTGTTGCTCCATTCTTTAGTTTTGGCAATGCCATAGTCTTTGTTCTCCTTGTCCATGTCCCGGAGCATGAAGCGGTAGAATTCCTCTGTGATGCTCTCTGTGCTCGACTGCTTGGATAGGCAGGAGGAAGCTCTGACATTAAGGTGGCCGTTTTTCTTTGTGGCAGCCTGCTGCACGGCTGCGGCCAGGATGGTGCTGGCGTTCTTCCCTGCATAGTAGTCCAGCAAAAGGTCAAACCCCCTGCCCTCAGTCTCCATTTGGTTTACCATGAACCGTGAGAACTCATCCGTGATGCTCTCGCAGCTGGACTGCTTAGAAATGGAGCTACCACGGCTTAGGTTCTGACCTAAGCGACTGCCTGGGCCCAAGGTGTTGGGTGCGCCCGAGGGGTCCGCATCCTCCTCTGGAATGCTCTCATAACTAGACGCTTTTACGCGGCTCCActtttcacactgcagcctgctGCGCTGCTGGCCAGTCTTGGAGGTATCCACCACGTTGAGTTCGGGGCAATTCATGATTCTTGCCGTGACTTCAGAGGCGAACAGGGCAAACGGGTCCTGCGGTTCGTCCAGGTTGACCGATTCATCCACCACCCGGTTAACCAGCCTCTCCATCAGTTCTGGTTGctcctctgtttttctcttaaTCTCGCTGAGTCGCGGGGCCCGGTGTTTCCTAGAGGCTGCGTTGCTGCTTTGACACTCCTTTCGCCTTAAAACTGTGCGACAAGCTGGCATCAAGTAGGTCTCTGTTACTTCGGCTGATGTCCCGTTAAGGGCGCAGAACCAAGGCTGTTTCCCGGTGGAGTTTTCCAGACAGATGGCTGCCAGCTCCGTGGCCATTGACACCACCGTGGCAGCCAAATCCTCGGCATAACAAGTGATAGGTGCCCTGGAGTCAGCGTCCGTTCTTAAGGAGAGGAGGGAGCTACAGGAGTTGAGAGAGGACTGTGAAATTAGGGAGGTCTGTTTGCTGTCACCGCCCATCACCAATCGACCCCTCCTCTCTGTGCTGTGAGCTGGCATGTCACCAAAAGGTTCTCTGATGGCACCATTGTTCTGCTGCTGATCGGGCAAGTCTTTAGGTTTGGGCTGACTGAGTCTGCGTTGGGACTGCAGCTGTTGGTCTTTAAAGTGCGCTGTGGAGGAAGAAGCCAGCACGTCCCCTTCTTCAGACACCTGTTTCTGCTTCAGTCCGGGAACTGTGGAAAACCTCTCTGTGCAGTGGAGCATGGCACTCAGGTTCTCGCTGTTGGCGGAGTGACTATTGCTGACCAAGCTCTTCAGCTGACTCAATGGATCCTTGTTCTCCTTTGCAGCAGCAGGCTTCTGAGCACAAACATCAGTGTCAGATGCTTCCTCCGTCCCTTGGTCACCCTTGGAAATATGACTGATCTTCTTCTGGGTCAAGAAGAGAATATCAAACAGCAAGTTGTTTACGCTGTCCTGAAGAAAGACCTGGAGGCTGGGCGCATCTTTTCCAGCACCTTCCAGCTCCTTTCTCTTCTTCGCCTTCTCCAAAGCATGCTTGAATAGGCTGTCGGCCACCTCGTTTATCAGGTCATCCACCTCACTTTCATCCATGCAGTATTTTTTGGGACATGTAATGCCATCCACTATTTTGTTATGTGTGGTCTCCAGCAGGTGTGCCACACTGTTATAACCCTGTGGTTGAGTCAGGACCTCTGCCGCTTCCCTGTGCAAGACCTCAGCAATATTAGCTCGAAATGCTTCCACGCTTGTGCCTGCTGCCACGTTGCAGTGCAGCGGGAAGGCTGTGGAGGCCTTGGCTGCGGACATCAGACCCTGGGAGGCCGTGTAGATGTCAGTGGGATCTGCGTCGGAATCGCACCTTCCTGCTGAGTCCTCGGATAACTCCACGGCCGCTACCGCTCCAGCTACTTGAGCCATGCCGCACATAGCTGAAGAGACAGAGAAGTCGCTTTTTTCCTTTacttcctgcagctcctcctctcCTGCCTCCACTGAAGCAGATTCGAGAGCGAGCTGTTCGGTCAGTTGCGGCGAAGAAATGGTGCCAATAACAGCGGCGGCACAGGCCAACGCCATCCCAACGTGTTTGTGTCCACCGCTGTGCTGAGGTGTTGGAGCAACGGTCCCAGTCTCAGGccgtttcctctgttttttcaGGCATGTTGTGATCGTGAGCGTGTGATGGCTGCGTCTCTGACCATTCTGCAGCTCCATCTGAATTGTCTGGGCTCTGAACTATGACAATTTTAGGTAGCTCAAAGGAGCAGGTGCGCTGCTGGGAAGGCTGTCTGTTCTTTGAAGGTCTGTTGGAAGGACAACTAGAGAGGGACACGCTGATTGCCGCCTCAGGGACGAAGGACGTTTCATCTTGAGAAAGGCGTATGAAGGCATCTTGCAATACCGACTCAGCTAGGTTGGTTGCGTAGTGGCCGGCGGATTCTTTTGTATGAAGACTCACACTTGGAAGCCCCTCCCTTTTTGCGTCACCGTCGTCCTGGCTGTGATGACGCGCCAGCTGTCCCCTGTGACATGCATGTCTGACACAGTGTTTCTGCGCCGCCTCGGCTGAGCTGTGCCCCACGTCGCCACTCTCTGCTTCTGTGAGGAGACAgcagaaaacacagacagacagggaaTGATCAATGTTTTTCCCTCCTAAGAAAGATTTTGGATGAAGTTTGTCCCATTTATTACAGCTttaaacagcatttcagaaactccttgctcttttatttattaatcctGGTGGTAGCACAGtatcatacaaaaaaaactgctaCACTGAAGCAAAGAAGCTTACCAATTCTCAAGCCATCATCTTCACTTTCCTCTCCGAGGTGTTCTAATGCTGTCTGAAAGTCCTCTTCGATGGACGAGATCGAGCGATTGGTGTCATCATCAACCTTCTGTCCAGCGGCTCGGACTTGCTGAATCTGGCGCTCCGTCCCCCACTGCATACCGATCAGAAACTTGTTGATCTCAAAGACGATGCTTGCAGGAGGGCTGTGCAGCCTCTTCCTGGAACATGGAAGCAGACACACACCTGTGCGCTGCCCGCCCTGTCGGGAAAAAAAGTAGACATctagaaactaaaaacaaacacgTTCTACATGCGTATTGACCTTAACACgggatttaaacaaaataatgtatGAGGTGGCTGTGCAAACATTCAAAAAGGCTATTACAAAGGAACAATAATGTTGATCCTATAGTTGTTCTGTATGTGAAAGTACAATCCTTTCAAAGGTTTGACAAGCCATGCTGTGTATTTCAAACAAAACTGGGCTATTTTCAAACTACAGCATGTGGGGGGCGGTCAATATTCGCAAcaatcacagtaaaatgaatCATTGTGATTTTTCCTACTGCAGATTATAACCCAAATTCATCAACTCCAAGAATGCATTTCACAATAAAGTCTACATATTATTTTCACTGGCTTCTGTTTCTTGAGTTTCACTGATTATTTAGTCTGACAATATCAGTTAAATCTGAAATGAACAAAGACACTTTAACTTCTAATTCAGTAAAAAATACACTTAGATGTTACAAGCAACTGTTTCCAAGTCTCTGAAATTTTGCACCGTGGGCACTATCGTCTGTGTCGGCTGAAGACATCTATTCTAGTGAGACTCCATGCAACAGGCCTAAAACAGGCCGAATACCTTATTGGCATAAAAACTATGTATTCAGGACTGGAAATAGCAACCAACACTAGGTACACTCTAAACAGTCGTATGCAATATAACTAatttgatttgcactgctgactgtttattcacaattgtctacatatacatttgcaataccgtactttaactgtaatatgcaattaccttccactgcgctttaatttaaatagcttctgtccaaactctatttattcattttatagtaatagctagctgtatatcatgctcacaattctgcctaaaGTAATAGCCATTTGTACATATATTCTTAGTACATGTAAaatctgttataataacaaccatctgtatattatgcttttgtacatatctgtaaaaactctactcatagtaatatccacctgtatattatatttggtACATTCCAGCTGTAAATCTAGTTCACAACactagttatatatatatatatattatactcataggacaaatcgatcagtaaaattctgtctataatagtaCACATCtccatatttattcagtaataacccatgtcctgtacttatggaaccattgtttatcctgcacttgctgctattgcacttctggttagacctaaactgcattttgttgccttgtacctgtacctgt from Fundulus heteroclitus isolate FHET01 chromosome 18, MU-UCD_Fhet_4.1, whole genome shotgun sequence encodes the following:
- the LOC105923422 gene encoding LOW QUALITY PROTEIN: A-kinase anchor protein SPHKAP (The sequence of the model RefSeq protein was modified relative to this genomic sequence to represent the inferred CDS: deleted 1 base in 1 codon), translated to MLSMLITALRSFTELNFQSSAMFEGSESGEVEGGSTVASSISACKKVLCSNSVLDSSEYWLKNEKTLCRLGLLDDDADGSCTLICFVNLDPRKTNCRDDENNKKLASVSPDLPKLVELLTIHQPKENEILLLGGLGAAETCQAHPHSPQQGGQRTGVCLLPCSRKRLHSPPASIVFEINKFLIGMQWGTERQIQQVRAAGQKVDDDTNRSISSIEEDFQTALEHLGEESEDDGLRIEAESGDVGHSSAEAAQKHCVRHACHRGQLARHHSQDDGDAKREGLPSVSLHTKESAGHYATNLAESVLQDAFIRLSQDETSFVPEAAISVSLSSCPSNRPSKNRQPSQQRTCSFELPKIVIVQSPDNSDGAAEWSETQPSHAHDHNMPEKTEERPETGTVAPTPQHSGGHKHVGMALACAAAVIGTISSPQLTEQLALESASVEAGEEELQEVKEKSDFSVSSAMCGMAQVAGAVAAVELSEDSAGRCDSDADPTDIYTASQGLMSAAKASTAFPLHCNVAAGTSVEAFRANIAEVLHREAAEVLTQPQGYNSVAHLLETTHNKIVDGITCPKKYCMDESEVDDLINEVADSLFKHALEKAKKRKELEGAGKDAPSLQVFLQDSVNNLLFDILFLTQKKISHISKGDQGTEEASDTDVCAQKPAAAKENKDPLSQLKSLVSNSHSANSENLSAMLHCTERFSTVPGLKQKQVSEEGDVLASSSTAHFKDQQLQSQRRLSQPKPKDLPDQQQNNGAIREPFGDMPAHSTERRGRLVMGGDSKQTSLISQSSLNSCSSLLSLRTDADSRAPITCYAEDLAATVVSMATELAAICLENSTGKQPWFCALNGTSAEVTETYLMPACRTVLRRKECQSSNAASRKHRAPRLSEIKRKTEEQPELMERLVNRVVDESVNLDEPQDPFALFASEVTARIMNCPELNVVDTSKTGQQRSRLQCEKWSRVKASSYESIPEEDADPSGAPNTLGPGSRLGQNLSRGSSISKQSSCESITDEFSRFMVNQMETEGRGFDLLLDYYAGKNASTILAAAVQQAATKKNGHLNVRASSCLSKQSSTESITEEFYRFMLRDMDKENKDYGIAKTKEWSNSLFPPAPRTPFCIRQSSVPDRRSSDSRLTVNSPIKANSFDGFARNVYGDTLNIYPTNSVSATGLCKSDSCLYQRGKPDHITDMLIHETWSSSIESLMRKNKIIADPEDSIELEASGDFQPHVQQFANRLAADIVDIGKSALGGQQDAAGTTAGSHTQPHTPVVERRRGFKQSHLTCFRSRSSQDQAAAAVGSGSCDGNAPCTRGPRDVPLIHIEGDQRVEETLSKPERTAAGSQETSVDAMRMEIPIPGSSSSERDKPAVAVAAIVKRDKRSMSASSEESMGSWSHITPEDDPHEETSSFIQLSEGNGTSSASSLGLADLDAFSDVPSQSAAMSEETKKSQLEGTKVKTLESSSGSPAGSSSHLRQLLVVNCDLDQDCEDSELRVALQWIAASELGLPALYFRRSKEKRLAKLQRVVHLMAQKAWRIADLFSAVAQFCTLHQTQEEGRSFGASLFDWLLETI